ACGCCTTCGGAGCTGCTGGTCAAACTCATCGACCACGTCGCGGCCGTGCACTCGGTGTCGCCTGCGGTCCTAACTCGTTGGCCCGCGCTCTATGTCACCTGGAGTGAGGCCAGGGACTACTGCTTATCCCAAAAGAAGCGGCTGCCGCGCGAAGCGGAATGGGAGAAGGCGGCCCGCGGAGCCGACGGCAAACTCTTCCCGTGGGGAAGCCATGCCCCAACAGCAGAGCTCGCCATGTTCGGGCAGTACCATGTCCATGAGATTCCCATCGTGGCCGCCGTGGACAACGGCTTGGCCGGGCAGAGCCCCTATGGCGTTCGACATATGGCGGGCAACGCCGCTGAGTGGGTCGCGGATTGGTTTGGGATCGATTACTATGTGACGATGCCGGACCGGAACCCGCCCGGGCCTACTACAGGTCGGTACAAGGTGGTGCGGGGCGGGTCGTGGAAAAGCACCCCGGCGCTGCTACGTACCTCCACCAGGAGCGGCGCGGCACCGGATCAGCGAGCGGCCACGATCGGATTTCGTTGTGCGCGCTCGGTTCAGTAACCGGAAAGAGGAACGAGACAGGCATGAACATGATCCGGACACGAGGTGGATGGCTTGGACTGTGGCTGGCGATACTGTGTGCGAGCCTATCCAGTGCCTACACCCAAGCTGCGGTTCCAGACCAGCAGGGCTGGAGACTCTACACCAATGCGCGTTTTGGATTTTCCGTGCGGTACCCGGACACCTGGCAAATGGGAAAACCGTTGCCCGACGGAATCGGCGTCACACTGCTTCCCCCCGTCGAACACAGTCTGGTTGCCCTCTCGGGCCATATGAACCTGCTCGAGGGCACAAGCCAGGACCGCCGGCAGACACTCGAGGAATTTGCCGCGGCGCATCGCCGAATCATCACCGAGCTGTTCCAGAAAAAAAATGTCGCGCTCACCTGGCGCAAGGATCAGGAGACGACGCTCGCGGGGTTCCCGGCTAAACGATTGAGCTTCACCTACCAAGATGAACGGAGCGTGCACATGGTCGAGGTTCACCTGTTTTCGTTGGGAAGGAATGAGGGGCGTGGCGTGCGGATCAAGATGCCGGCCACGTCGCAGAAGGAGTTGGAACCGGCCATCGCCGCGATGTTGGCCGGTTACCAACCAGGGCGGGACCAAAATGCGGTCAGCCCGATCGTACCGAAGCAGCAATCACAATAAAGCGTGATGCATACCTCGTCGTCCGTATTTCGCCGGCGTGTGAACAGAGGGAATCTGTTTCCTCGCCACGAACCGAGCTTCACGCGTCACATGGCACAGTTGAGCATCCCAGCTACAACCGAGCGGATCCACCGGCGTTCTTGGGGGCCCGCTACGCGCCGTTGTCCCGGATCGCCTGCAGCCGTTTGACCGCTTCCTTCACCGCAGTGCGAGCTTTGACGGCTGGGTTCAAACTCATGCCGGGATCGACCTTGTCCCCTAGTTCGGCAACCCGTCGGCAATGCTTAATAGCATCTTGCAAGTGCGGCACTGCGGCCTTGGCCTCTTCGTTGTTGGACGGCAGCTGTTTCAAAATCGATTCGGCGTGCTTGGTCACTTCCCCGCAGTGGTGGACAATCGCTGAACCGTCCCCCATTCCGCCGTGCATGACCATCTCTTCGGCGTCCTTGAGCATCGCCTTGCCGGCTTCCTGCACATCTTTGGGTGACCAGGCATAGACCACCGCCCCCCCCAACGCCGCACAGAGAACTATCGCCCGCCCCACCTGCTTTGCATACATCAAAACACCCGACCTTTCTTTACCGGAGGATGATCCGCCGGCGTCAGTCGGCGATATAACTCGTGAAACTGCTCCGTTGTCAAGGCGGGGTTTTCCAATTCCTTCATCGT
This Nitrospiraceae bacterium DNA region includes the following protein-coding sequences:
- a CDS encoding SUMF1/EgtB/PvdO family nonheme iron enzyme — translated: MKRLMARLLGKYQVLAIATLCGFPLCAETALVRSEEPRQRLQAIAALAAESPMVRVDEGPFLMGTPRTIESTFGLELQYDDTEQPQRRVQIDAFEIDRDEVNLGSFLAWLYKTDRTPSELLVKLIDHVAAVHSVSPAVLTRWPALYVTWSEARDYCLSQKKRLPREAEWEKAARGADGKLFPWGSHAPTAELAMFGQYHVHEIPIVAAVDNGLAGQSPYGVRHMAGNAAEWVADWFGIDYYVTMPDRNPPGPTTGRYKVVRGGSWKSTPALLRTSTRSGAAPDQRAATIGFRCARSVQ